In Anaerobacillus isosaccharinicus, one genomic interval encodes:
- a CDS encoding ThiF family adenylyltransferase, with amino-acid sequence MDNFSNKYSRQVLFWPDGKFSQESLSKKIVTIIGMGALGTALSNHLVRAGIAELRIVDRDIVEESNLQRQMLFDEKDARDHIPKVIAAKQKLNSINSAVKIIDFLEDVNATNIESIVTGSDLILDGTDNMKIRFLINDISIKLGIPWIYGGVVHSRGMTTTIIPNKTPCFRCLFPNAEAGHGDTCDTVGVLSTVVHVIASYQATEAFKLLIGDDYSLRHEMIQLDVWKNDFDEFPFQNSLNKACPCCQKRNFDFLESSTSSSLITSMCGRNSIQITPMNSFTKINFDDFYKKWEKIGEVKKTAYLLRLKYEEYDISIFKNGRLLVQGTSDITTAKRLYSTLVGE; translated from the coding sequence ATGGACAATTTTTCAAATAAGTATTCACGACAAGTACTGTTTTGGCCAGATGGTAAATTTAGTCAAGAAAGTCTAAGCAAAAAAATCGTTACAATCATCGGAATGGGTGCCCTTGGGACAGCGCTTTCTAACCATTTAGTTCGCGCAGGAATTGCTGAACTCCGAATTGTCGATCGGGACATTGTCGAAGAAAGTAATTTGCAACGGCAAATGCTTTTCGATGAAAAAGATGCCCGTGATCATATTCCAAAAGTAATTGCTGCAAAACAAAAGTTAAACTCTATTAACTCTGCAGTAAAGATCATTGATTTCCTTGAGGACGTAAACGCTACCAATATTGAATCTATTGTTACTGGATCGGATTTAATCTTAGACGGAACTGATAATATGAAAATAAGATTCCTCATTAATGATATTAGTATAAAATTAGGAATCCCATGGATATACGGTGGCGTAGTGCATTCTCGAGGAATGACGACAACAATTATTCCTAATAAAACACCTTGCTTTCGCTGCCTATTCCCTAATGCCGAAGCTGGCCACGGTGACACTTGTGATACTGTTGGAGTTTTAAGCACAGTTGTTCATGTCATTGCTTCTTATCAAGCAACTGAAGCATTCAAGCTATTAATTGGCGATGATTATTCATTAAGGCATGAAATGATTCAACTAGATGTCTGGAAAAATGACTTTGATGAATTCCCCTTTCAGAATTCATTAAACAAAGCATGTCCATGCTGTCAAAAAAGAAATTTTGACTTTTTAGAGAGCTCTACTTCAAGTTCACTAATCACTTCAATGTGTGGGCGAAATTCCATTCAAATCACACCAATGAATAGTTTTACAAAAATCAACTTTGACGATTTTTATAAGAAGTGGGAAAAAATTGGTGAAGTTAAAAAAACAGCATATTTACTTAGGCTTAAGTACGAGGAATACGATA